A genomic window from Populus nigra chromosome 7, ddPopNigr1.1, whole genome shotgun sequence includes:
- the LOC133698939 gene encoding pentatricopeptide repeat-containing protein OTP51, chloroplastic-like codes for MSYQDTIDKERLASLRQEMKQAGVEKRYEVLNYFHVESLCKGVNLEKAERTWLKLIRLDEDHPSQVFVCRMKVFSKAGESIKSLETFRKMQEVLNSYNVALYHKNIEVLYEAEKVELTELLIQELVQGGMKSLTPSFIAIMYMYPNLNLHDKLESAFSSCLEKC; via the exons ATGAG CTATCAAGACACAATAGATAAAGAAAGACTTGCATCATTAAGGCAAGAGATGAAGCAAGCAGGAGTAGAGAAGAGATACGAAGTGCTTAATTATTTCCATGTTGAGAGTTTATGCAAAGGAGTAAATCTAGAGAAAGCAGAAAGGACTTGGCTCAAACTCATCCGTCTTGATGAAGATCACCCATCACAAGTTTTTGTATGTAGAATGAAAGTCTTTTCAAAGGCAGGAGAATCTATAAAATCATTGGAGACATTCAGGAAGATGCAAGAGGTTTTAAATTCTTACAATGTTGCactatatcataaaaatatagaagTCTTGTACGAGGCTGAAAAAGTGGAGCTTACAGAGTTGCTTATACAAGAGTTGGTTCAGGGTGGTATGAAGTCGCTTACTCCATCTTTTATTGCTATAATGTATATGTACCCTAATTTAAATTTACATGATAAATTAGAGTCGGCCTTCTCTTCGTGCCTTGAGAAATGTTGA
- the LOC133699996 gene encoding protein TRI1 isoform X2 has protein sequence MVSDSDLVTRLREILRRSDLDTATAGSIRRQLEEDLGVDLSEKKKFIREQIDTFLETFNGGEGKSENVSENENTENDAVGDEENENDGVKEEEEEEEVETETKESKGSNKTGKVRKRGGFTKLSSLSPQLQAVVGVPELARTEVVKKLWAYIRENNLQDPKNRKKIKCDEALHAVFRVNSIDMFQMNKALSKHIWPLTGEDESVKQKEKCEDSNDFGNEGDNGGEEEEEQEEEEEVEEEEVKKESNGRSKKGRKSAKVDENVKKRGGGFTKLCSLSPQLQELVGVPELARTGVVKKLWAYIREKNLQDPKNKRNIICDESLRALFDVDSIDMFQMNKALSKHIWAVCEEDVVKNMLCKSRLLC, from the exons ATGGTGTCGGACTCGGACCTCGTGACTCGGCTCCGTGAAATACTCAGGAGGTCGGACTTGGACACGGCCACTGCCGGCAGTATACGGCGGCAGTTGGAGGAGGATCTCGGCGTTGATTTATCGGAGAAAAAGAAGTTTATTAGAGAGCAAATTGATACTTTTCTCGAAACCTTTAATGGAGGAGAAGGTAAATCAGAGAATGTGTCAGAAAATGAAAATACCGAAAACGACGCCGTTGGTGACGAGGAAAATGAAAACGACGGCgttaaagaagaagaggaagaggaagaggtaGAGACTGAGACAAAGGAAAGCAAAGG GTCAAACAAGACAGGAAAAGTGAGGAAAAGAGGTGGCTTTACTAAATTAAGTAGCTTATCTCCACAACTTCAAGCAGTTGTTGGAGTGCCTGAATTGGCCAGAACTGAG GTTGTGAAGAAGCTTTGGGCCTATATCCGTGAGAACAACTTGCAGGATCCaaagaataggaaaaaaataaaatgtgatgAAGCATTGCATGCTGTCTTCCGTGTAAATTCAATTGACATGTTTCAAATGAACAAAGCCCTGTCCAAGCATATTTGGCCATTAACTGGAGAAGATG AAAGTgtaaaacagaaagaaaaatgtGAAGACAGTAATGATTTTGGGAATGAAGGAGACAATGGAggggaagaggaggaggaacaagaagaggaggaagaggtGGAAGAGGAAGAGGTAAAGAAAGAGAGTAATGGAAGAAGCAAGAAAGGACG TAAATCTGCTAAGGTGGAtgaaaatgttaagaaaagaggAGGCGGCTTTACTAAACTGTGCAGTCTTTCTCCTCAACTTCAAGAGCTTGTTGGTGTTCCTGAATTGGCCAGAACTGGG GTTGTGAAGAAGCTCTGGGCCTATATCCGGGAGAAGAATTTGCAAGATCCAAAGAATAAGCGAAACATAATATGTGATGAATCACTGCGTGCGCTTTTTGATGTTGATTCTATTGACATGTTTCAAATGAATAAAGCCCTGTCCAAACACATATGGGCTGTCTGTGAGGAAGATG TTGTCAAAAATATGTTGTGCAAATCTCGTTTGTTGTGTTGA
- the LOC133699996 gene encoding protein TRI1 isoform X1 has product MVSDSDLVTRLREILRRSDLDTATAGSIRRQLEEDLGVDLSEKKKFIREQIDTFLETFNGGEGKSENVSENENTENDAVGDEENENDGVKEEEEEEEVETETKESKGSNKTGKVRKRGGFTKLSSLSPQLQAVVGVPELARTEVVKKLWAYIRENNLQDPKNRKKIKCDEALHAVFRVNSIDMFQMNKALSKHIWPLTGEDESVKQKEKCEDSNDFGNEGDNGGEEEEEQEEEEEVEEEEVKKESNGRSKKGRKSAKVDENVKKRGGGFTKLCSLSPQLQELVGVPELARTGVVKKLWAYIREKNLQDPKNKRNIICDESLRALFDVDSIDMFQMNKALSKHIWAVCEEDAPSNSSPKEKGAKQGREEDPDEPKQKEKRQKKGSC; this is encoded by the exons ATGGTGTCGGACTCGGACCTCGTGACTCGGCTCCGTGAAATACTCAGGAGGTCGGACTTGGACACGGCCACTGCCGGCAGTATACGGCGGCAGTTGGAGGAGGATCTCGGCGTTGATTTATCGGAGAAAAAGAAGTTTATTAGAGAGCAAATTGATACTTTTCTCGAAACCTTTAATGGAGGAGAAGGTAAATCAGAGAATGTGTCAGAAAATGAAAATACCGAAAACGACGCCGTTGGTGACGAGGAAAATGAAAACGACGGCgttaaagaagaagaggaagaggaagaggtaGAGACTGAGACAAAGGAAAGCAAAGG GTCAAACAAGACAGGAAAAGTGAGGAAAAGAGGTGGCTTTACTAAATTAAGTAGCTTATCTCCACAACTTCAAGCAGTTGTTGGAGTGCCTGAATTGGCCAGAACTGAG GTTGTGAAGAAGCTTTGGGCCTATATCCGTGAGAACAACTTGCAGGATCCaaagaataggaaaaaaataaaatgtgatgAAGCATTGCATGCTGTCTTCCGTGTAAATTCAATTGACATGTTTCAAATGAACAAAGCCCTGTCCAAGCATATTTGGCCATTAACTGGAGAAGATG AAAGTgtaaaacagaaagaaaaatgtGAAGACAGTAATGATTTTGGGAATGAAGGAGACAATGGAggggaagaggaggaggaacaagaagaggaggaagaggtGGAAGAGGAAGAGGTAAAGAAAGAGAGTAATGGAAGAAGCAAGAAAGGACG TAAATCTGCTAAGGTGGAtgaaaatgttaagaaaagaggAGGCGGCTTTACTAAACTGTGCAGTCTTTCTCCTCAACTTCAAGAGCTTGTTGGTGTTCCTGAATTGGCCAGAACTGGG GTTGTGAAGAAGCTCTGGGCCTATATCCGGGAGAAGAATTTGCAAGATCCAAAGAATAAGCGAAACATAATATGTGATGAATCACTGCGTGCGCTTTTTGATGTTGATTCTATTGACATGTTTCAAATGAATAAAGCCCTGTCCAAACACATATGGGCTGTCTGTGAGGAAGATG CTCCAAGCAACTCTTCACCAAAGGAAAAGGGGGCTAAACAAGGAAGAGAAGAAG ATCCTGATGAAcctaaacagaaagaaaaacgGCAGAAGAAAG gATCCTGCTGA